One Halichoerus grypus chromosome 1, mHalGry1.hap1.1, whole genome shotgun sequence genomic region harbors:
- the ISYNA1 gene encoding inositol-3-phosphate synthase 1 isoform X1, whose product MMGMGMPRPSGIPQAQDANRDCCPCPKLQLSAMEATADFVVESPDVVYGPDAIEAQYEYRTTCVSREGSVLKVYPTSTRFTFRTARQVPRLGVMLVGWGGNNGSTLTAAVLANRLRLSWPTRTGRKEANYYGSLTQAGTVSLGLDADGQEVFVPFSALLPMVAPDDLVFDGWDISSLNLAEAMRRAQVLDWGLQEQLWPHLEALRPRPSVYIPEFIAANQSARADNLILGTRAQQLEQIRRDIRDFRSSAGLDKVIVLWTANTERFCEVVPGLNDTAENLLRTIQLGLEVSPSTLFAVASILEGCAFLNGSPQNTLVPGALELARQRRVFVGGDDFKSGQTKVKSVLVDFLIGSGLKTMSIVSYNHLGNNDGQNLSAPPQFRSKEVSKSSVVDDMVQSNPVLYAPGQEPDHCVVIKYVPYVGDSKRALDEYTSELMLGGTNTLVLHNTCEDSLLAAPIMLDLVLLTELCQRVSFCTDADPEPQGFHSVLSLLSFLFKAPLVPPGSPVVNALFRQRSCIENILRACVGLPPQNHMLLEHKMERPGLKRGGPVVATCPLPCKKGPAPTAPNCCTGDANGHSQADAPQMPTT is encoded by the exons CTCTCCGCGATGGAGGCCACAGCCGATTTCGTGGTCGAGAGCCCCGACGTGGTCTACGGCCCCGACGCCATCGAGGCTCAGTACGAGTACCGGACAACGTGCGTCAGCCGCGAGGGCAGTGTCCTCAAG GTATACCCCACGTCCACGCGCTTCACCTTTCGGACCGCCCGGCAGGTGCCCCGGCTTGGGGTCATGCTCGTCGGCTGGGGCGGGAACAACGGCTCCACGCTCACCGCTGCCGTGCTGGCCAACCGACTGCGCCTATCCTGGCCCACGCGCACCGGCCGCAAG GAGGCCAACTACTACGGCTCGCTGACGCAGGCGGGCACCGTTAGCCTGGGCTTGGACGCCGACGGCCAGGAAGTGTTCGTGCCCTTCAGCGCCCTGCTGCCCATGGTGGCACCCGACGACCTCGTGTTCGACG gctggGACATATCGTCGCTGAACCTGGCTGAGGCGATGCGGCGCGCGCAGGTACTGGATTGGGGGCTGCAGGAGCAACTGTGGCCGCACTTGGAGGCCCTGCGCCCGCGGCCCTCTGTCTACATCCCCGAGTTCATCGCAGCTAACCAGAGTGCGCGCGCTGACAACCTCATACTGGGCACGCGCGCACAGCAG CTGGAGCAGATCCGCAGGGATATCCGCGATTTCCGGTCCAGTGCTGGGCTAGACAAAGTCATCGTGCTGTGGACAGCGAACACGGAGCGCTTCTGCGAAGTGGTCCCAGGCCTCAATGACACCGCCGAGAACCTGCTGCGGACCATCCAG CTGGGCCTGGAGGTGTCGCCCTCCACTCTCTTCGCCGTGGCCAGCATCTTGGAGGGCTGCGCCTTCCTCAATGGGTCCCCGCAGAACACGCTGGTGCCTGGGGCGCTCGAGCTCGCCCGCCAGCGACGTGTCTTCGTGGGTGGAGACGACTTCAAGTCAGGCCAGACCAAGGTCAAGTCCGTGCTCGTGGACTTCCTTATCGGCTCTGGCCTCAAG ACCATGTCGATCGTGAGCTACAACCACCTGGGCAACAACGACGGGCAGAACCTGTCGGCGCCGCCCCAGTTCCGCTCCAAGGAGGTGTCCAAGAGCAGCGTGGTGGACGACATGGTGCAGAGCAACCCCGTGCTCTACGCGCCCGGCCAGGAGCCCGACCACTGC GTGGTCATCAAGTACGTGCCGTATGTGGGCGACAGCAAGCGGGCACTGGACGAGTACACCTCGGAGCTGATGCTGGGCGGCACCAACACCCTGGTGCTGCACAACACGTGCGAG GACTCCCTCCTGGCCGCGCCCATCATGCTCGACCTGGTGCTGCTGACCGAGCTGTGCCAGCGCGTGAGCTTCTGCACGGACGCCGACCCCGAGCCGCAGGGCTTCCACTCGGTGCTGTCGCTGCTCAGCTTCCTCTTCAAGGCGCCGCTGGTGCCGCCCGGCAGCCCGGTGGTCAATGCGCTCTTCCGCCAGCGCAGCTGCATCGAGAATATCCTCAG ggcctgtgtggggctcccGCCACAGAACCACATGCTTCTGGAACACAAGATGGAGCGCCCCGGCCTCAAGCGAGGGGGGCCTGTGGTCGccacctgccctctgccctgcaaGAAAGGCCCAGCGCCAACTGCTCCCAACTGCTGTACGGGGGATGCCAATGGGCACTCTCAGGCTGACGCACCCCAGATGCCCACCACTTAA
- the ISYNA1 gene encoding inositol-3-phosphate synthase 1 isoform X2 yields MEATADFVVESPDVVYGPDAIEAQYEYRTTCVSREGSVLKVYPTSTRFTFRTARQVPRLGVMLVGWGGNNGSTLTAAVLANRLRLSWPTRTGRKEANYYGSLTQAGTVSLGLDADGQEVFVPFSALLPMVAPDDLVFDGWDISSLNLAEAMRRAQVLDWGLQEQLWPHLEALRPRPSVYIPEFIAANQSARADNLILGTRAQQLEQIRRDIRDFRSSAGLDKVIVLWTANTERFCEVVPGLNDTAENLLRTIQLGLEVSPSTLFAVASILEGCAFLNGSPQNTLVPGALELARQRRVFVGGDDFKSGQTKVKSVLVDFLIGSGLKTMSIVSYNHLGNNDGQNLSAPPQFRSKEVSKSSVVDDMVQSNPVLYAPGQEPDHCVVIKYVPYVGDSKRALDEYTSELMLGGTNTLVLHNTCEDSLLAAPIMLDLVLLTELCQRVSFCTDADPEPQGFHSVLSLLSFLFKAPLVPPGSPVVNALFRQRSCIENILRACVGLPPQNHMLLEHKMERPGLKRGGPVVATCPLPCKKGPAPTAPNCCTGDANGHSQADAPQMPTT; encoded by the exons ATGGAGGCCACAGCCGATTTCGTGGTCGAGAGCCCCGACGTGGTCTACGGCCCCGACGCCATCGAGGCTCAGTACGAGTACCGGACAACGTGCGTCAGCCGCGAGGGCAGTGTCCTCAAG GTATACCCCACGTCCACGCGCTTCACCTTTCGGACCGCCCGGCAGGTGCCCCGGCTTGGGGTCATGCTCGTCGGCTGGGGCGGGAACAACGGCTCCACGCTCACCGCTGCCGTGCTGGCCAACCGACTGCGCCTATCCTGGCCCACGCGCACCGGCCGCAAG GAGGCCAACTACTACGGCTCGCTGACGCAGGCGGGCACCGTTAGCCTGGGCTTGGACGCCGACGGCCAGGAAGTGTTCGTGCCCTTCAGCGCCCTGCTGCCCATGGTGGCACCCGACGACCTCGTGTTCGACG gctggGACATATCGTCGCTGAACCTGGCTGAGGCGATGCGGCGCGCGCAGGTACTGGATTGGGGGCTGCAGGAGCAACTGTGGCCGCACTTGGAGGCCCTGCGCCCGCGGCCCTCTGTCTACATCCCCGAGTTCATCGCAGCTAACCAGAGTGCGCGCGCTGACAACCTCATACTGGGCACGCGCGCACAGCAG CTGGAGCAGATCCGCAGGGATATCCGCGATTTCCGGTCCAGTGCTGGGCTAGACAAAGTCATCGTGCTGTGGACAGCGAACACGGAGCGCTTCTGCGAAGTGGTCCCAGGCCTCAATGACACCGCCGAGAACCTGCTGCGGACCATCCAG CTGGGCCTGGAGGTGTCGCCCTCCACTCTCTTCGCCGTGGCCAGCATCTTGGAGGGCTGCGCCTTCCTCAATGGGTCCCCGCAGAACACGCTGGTGCCTGGGGCGCTCGAGCTCGCCCGCCAGCGACGTGTCTTCGTGGGTGGAGACGACTTCAAGTCAGGCCAGACCAAGGTCAAGTCCGTGCTCGTGGACTTCCTTATCGGCTCTGGCCTCAAG ACCATGTCGATCGTGAGCTACAACCACCTGGGCAACAACGACGGGCAGAACCTGTCGGCGCCGCCCCAGTTCCGCTCCAAGGAGGTGTCCAAGAGCAGCGTGGTGGACGACATGGTGCAGAGCAACCCCGTGCTCTACGCGCCCGGCCAGGAGCCCGACCACTGC GTGGTCATCAAGTACGTGCCGTATGTGGGCGACAGCAAGCGGGCACTGGACGAGTACACCTCGGAGCTGATGCTGGGCGGCACCAACACCCTGGTGCTGCACAACACGTGCGAG GACTCCCTCCTGGCCGCGCCCATCATGCTCGACCTGGTGCTGCTGACCGAGCTGTGCCAGCGCGTGAGCTTCTGCACGGACGCCGACCCCGAGCCGCAGGGCTTCCACTCGGTGCTGTCGCTGCTCAGCTTCCTCTTCAAGGCGCCGCTGGTGCCGCCCGGCAGCCCGGTGGTCAATGCGCTCTTCCGCCAGCGCAGCTGCATCGAGAATATCCTCAG ggcctgtgtggggctcccGCCACAGAACCACATGCTTCTGGAACACAAGATGGAGCGCCCCGGCCTCAAGCGAGGGGGGCCTGTGGTCGccacctgccctctgccctgcaaGAAAGGCCCAGCGCCAACTGCTCCCAACTGCTGTACGGGGGATGCCAATGGGCACTCTCAGGCTGACGCACCCCAGATGCCCACCACTTAA